Proteins co-encoded in one Flavobacterium fluviale genomic window:
- a CDS encoding LytR/AlgR family response regulator transcription factor: MREAKKCIIVDDEPAAHYVLANYIKQNPQLELVFQGYNGIEAMNYLRENTVDLMFLDINMPEISGMELLKILPTHPKTILTTAYSEFALESYDYGVIDYLLKPIYFPRFLKAIDRFFATENGKQKAEEAINSVNVKVDGYLMNIELDQLLFAQSFGNYVKLHTTKRTYLASITTTEFEKCLPEKSFMRIHKSYIVALDKIEVTEKDFVIIKNERIPIGITYKRELTDRLKKFK; encoded by the coding sequence ATGAGAGAAGCAAAAAAATGCATTATTGTAGACGATGAACCAGCGGCGCATTATGTTTTGGCGAATTATATCAAACAGAATCCGCAGTTAGAATTGGTTTTTCAAGGTTATAATGGCATTGAAGCAATGAATTATCTCAGAGAAAACACGGTTGATTTGATGTTTCTGGATATTAATATGCCTGAAATTTCTGGAATGGAACTGCTGAAGATTCTTCCAACACATCCAAAAACTATTTTAACGACCGCTTATTCTGAATTTGCTTTAGAAAGTTACGATTACGGCGTAATTGATTATCTGCTGAAACCGATTTATTTTCCAAGGTTTTTAAAAGCAATTGATCGATTTTTTGCCACAGAAAATGGAAAGCAAAAAGCAGAAGAAGCTATTAATTCGGTTAACGTAAAAGTCGACGGCTATTTAATGAATATCGAATTGGATCAGCTTTTGTTTGCGCAGAGTTTTGGGAACTACGTAAAACTGCACACGACTAAAAGAACTTATCTGGCATCGATTACAACAACTGAATTTGAGAAGTGTCTGCCAGAAAAGAGTTTTATGCGCATTCATAAATCGTATATAGTTGCTTTGGACAAAATTGAGGTAACCGAAAAAGATTTTGTCATCATTAAAAATGAAAGAATTCCAATTGGAATTACCTATAAAAGAGAGCTGACGGATAGGTTAAAGAAGTTTAAGTGA
- a CDS encoding PepSY-like domain-containing protein produces the protein MKNVFLTFVFLCTSFLLAQEGNTMKKVVTPPEKVKLAFEKEYPGKTAVWSEEYVGDDNDEIRYEAKYNVNNTTKALAVYDNLGNMKAYELQIPLSQLPPKAQAYLKKNYAAKAIREIAVVVDYKKITTYEVGIEKDSKFYDIQFDKDGGFNVIVEKN, from the coding sequence ATGAAGAACGTGTTTTTGACTTTTGTTTTTTTATGCACCAGTTTTCTACTTGCGCAGGAAGGAAATACTATGAAAAAGGTAGTTACACCGCCAGAAAAGGTGAAGCTTGCTTTTGAAAAAGAATATCCTGGTAAAACGGCTGTTTGGTCGGAGGAATATGTTGGAGATGATAATGATGAGATTCGGTACGAGGCGAAATACAATGTAAATAATACGACAAAAGCATTAGCTGTTTATGATAATTTAGGGAATATGAAAGCTTATGAGCTGCAGATTCCGTTAAGCCAGCTGCCGCCAAAAGCACAAGCTTATCTAAAGAAAAATTACGCTGCTAAAGCTATTCGCGAAATTGCCGTTGTTGTAGATTATAAAAAAATAACGACTTACGAGGTTGGAATAGAAAAAGATTCCAAATTCTATGATATTCAGTTTGATAAAGATGGAGGTTTTAATGTGATAGTAGAAAAAAATTAA
- a CDS encoding sensor histidine kinase: MNKKIDKILDNKWWQEVAVVLFSFTIYTLKNDWMLFSSFISILMGIFFYCILYMHAQFNRFFLLPILFKANKPFTYIILTLFGVFVFSVVLYEITMLDMFAKCHLYQNSHQRSYAYQLASVLGTLVCILSPIIVFKFYRIHRKQTDAALLFNQMQLNSLKGQLNPHFLFNTFNTLYGISLQFPDRTPDLIMKVSQLMRYQLESNGKQFVSLEDELEFINSYVQLEKERVGYRCDITFDSSIDNENAYKISPMLLIAFVENAFKHGTCAIENCYVKISISVKEGLLHLHVTNSIPKKNDVISTKIGLKNTIERLNLIYGKDYKLDIQDDKQTYIVDLEIQLKKFVG, translated from the coding sequence ATGAACAAAAAAATCGATAAAATATTGGATAACAAATGGTGGCAGGAGGTTGCCGTTGTCCTTTTTTCATTTACAATTTATACCTTAAAAAATGATTGGATGTTATTTAGTTCCTTCATTTCTATTTTAATGGGTATATTTTTTTACTGCATTTTGTACATGCATGCCCAGTTTAACCGCTTCTTTCTCCTTCCCATTTTATTCAAGGCAAACAAACCTTTTACGTATATCATATTGACATTGTTTGGCGTTTTTGTGTTTTCTGTCGTATTGTACGAAATCACAATGCTGGATATGTTTGCCAAATGTCATTTGTATCAAAATTCACATCAAAGAAGTTACGCTTATCAGTTAGCTAGTGTTTTAGGGACTTTAGTCTGTATTCTGAGTCCGATAATTGTTTTCAAGTTTTATCGTATCCACAGAAAACAAACCGATGCGGCTTTATTGTTCAATCAAATGCAGTTAAATTCTTTGAAAGGACAGTTGAATCCGCATTTTTTGTTCAATACTTTTAATACACTTTACGGAATCAGTCTTCAATTTCCAGACCGAACACCAGATTTGATTATGAAAGTTTCACAGCTCATGCGTTATCAGCTGGAAAGTAACGGCAAGCAATTTGTGTCTCTGGAAGACGAATTAGAATTTATAAACAGTTACGTACAGCTTGAAAAAGAACGAGTTGGCTATCGATGTGATATTACATTTGATTCTAGTATTGACAACGAAAATGCTTATAAAATTTCGCCAATGCTTTTAATTGCATTTGTTGAAAATGCCTTTAAACACGGAACTTGTGCAATAGAAAACTGCTATGTAAAAATCAGCATTTCGGTTAAAGAAGGATTATTACATCTGCATGTTACCAATTCGATTCCGAAGAAAAATGATGTGATTTCGACTAAAATCGGCTTAAAAAACACAATCGAACGTTTGAATTTAATTTATGGAAAAGACTATAAATTAGATATTCAAGACGACAAACAGACTTATATTGTTGATTTGGAAATACAACTTAAAAAGTTTGTAGGATGA